From Priestia filamentosa, a single genomic window includes:
- a CDS encoding acyl-CoA reductase produces the protein MKTIKELNIFHVPNSIELNDFQLKTIESSDITFTLKVPVITGDVLEKIIHQVQINRNQYLASMPIADIINKIDMAVQKWLNPNYPLRKLAEKVIPIITGYDQEMVRLQLKRYMRTFRKKELLRFLDEEFDQPAMLDEFRPRKSGGMSRAFGPGTIFHVFSGNVPGVQIWSLIMGLMVKSSTIGKVSMAEPLLPVLFTESLAEVDEKLAETIAILPWKGGTNGLEITAIENSEAVVVYGANDTVEKLRDKVPPHKKFLSYGHKISFSLIGREALTPDLYYQTIQKLAEDISVYDQQSCLSPQAVFVEEGGGVSAKQFAQMLGAELERYHKKRPRAKLTDAEAMSIQRLRSRFELESLQQENVTVLSSERGTSWTVIYHKELGFEGSPLNRSIHVYSVVESIEQAVHIIKPYQPYLQSCGVAVAPSRLFQLADCLGGLGVNRITPVGEMNQAKPGWHHDGGFNLLDLVRVTDIERNVEENLERFDPDVE, from the coding sequence GTGAAAACTATAAAAGAATTAAATATATTTCATGTGCCTAATTCCATTGAATTAAACGACTTTCAGTTGAAAACGATTGAGAGTAGCGATATTACTTTCACATTAAAAGTTCCTGTTATTACAGGGGATGTGTTAGAAAAAATTATTCATCAAGTGCAAATCAATCGTAATCAGTATTTAGCTTCTATGCCTATTGCTGATATTATCAACAAAATTGATATGGCTGTTCAAAAATGGCTAAATCCAAACTATCCGCTTCGTAAGTTAGCAGAAAAAGTTATTCCTATTATAACGGGTTATGATCAAGAGATGGTTCGATTGCAACTAAAAAGATATATGCGTACCTTTCGAAAAAAAGAATTACTGCGCTTTCTCGATGAAGAGTTCGACCAGCCTGCAATGTTAGATGAATTTCGCCCTCGAAAATCCGGCGGTATGAGCAGGGCTTTTGGACCAGGTACCATTTTTCACGTTTTCTCCGGAAATGTTCCCGGGGTTCAAATTTGGAGTTTAATAATGGGACTCATGGTGAAATCAAGTACGATCGGAAAAGTCTCAATGGCTGAACCTCTGCTTCCTGTTTTGTTTACAGAGTCATTGGCGGAGGTTGATGAAAAACTTGCCGAAACGATTGCGATCCTCCCATGGAAAGGGGGAACGAATGGATTAGAAATAACAGCCATTGAAAATAGCGAGGCTGTAGTTGTTTATGGAGCAAATGATACTGTTGAAAAACTGAGAGACAAGGTTCCCCCTCATAAGAAGTTCTTAAGTTATGGTCATAAAATTAGCTTTTCCTTAATTGGCAGAGAAGCTTTGACTCCTGATTTATATTATCAAACCATTCAGAAATTAGCGGAGGATATTAGTGTTTATGACCAACAAAGCTGTCTATCACCCCAGGCCGTTTTTGTGGAAGAAGGTGGAGGAGTTAGCGCAAAACAATTCGCCCAAATGTTAGGCGCAGAACTTGAACGTTATCATAAAAAAAGACCACGAGCGAAGCTAACAGATGCAGAGGCTATGTCTATTCAACGGTTAAGAAGCCGCTTTGAGCTAGAGTCCTTGCAACAAGAGAATGTAACAGTTCTTTCAAGCGAAAGGGGTACATCTTGGACTGTTATTTATCATAAGGAACTTGGATTTGAAGGTTCTCCCTTGAATCGCTCTATTCACGTTTACTCAGTAGTAGAATCAATTGAGCAGGCAGTTCATATCATTAAGCCGTATCAACCATATTTACAGTCATGCGGAGTTGCAGTAGCTCCTTCGAGGTTATTCCAACTAGCCGACTGCCTAGGAGGATTGGGTGTAAATAGAATTACTCCAGTCGGGGAAATGAATCAAGCAAAGCCAGGTTGGCACCATGATGGAGGATTTAATCTCCTTGATCTTGTAAGAGTGACAGATATTGAACGGAATGTAGAAGAGAACTTAGAACGTTTTGATCCAGATGTTGAATAG
- a CDS encoding coenzyme F390 synthetase: MREDSKKVTDEILQFIESNAQEKQTNPDIAESTYNELALKLFQYQFKHNKAYKKFCQARKRTPLTVKRWIDIPPMPIQGYKELTLSCEPIEEAEAVFMTSGTTNPEAKGKNYHPDLTVWDASMKRPFKRFVMPDYEKMTIFVLSPAEDLNQNSSLSRYLSNAVSYFGTENSEFFFSEEGLNFERFVSQLKRCEEKREPVMLMGASFAYVHILDYLKEKRIQFRLPEKSRIFDTGGFKGQSREVDMEQLYTEFQTYFQIGRDKCINMYGMTELSSQIYDQTIVSSYLYPSVLHDKAAGPWIKTVILNTETLEPVQEGEKGVIAHYDLANWNSCLALLTEDLGYQTENGFVLLGRIKDSEARGCSIAVDQLIQSNSGGAVR; this comes from the coding sequence ATGAGAGAAGATTCAAAAAAGGTTACAGATGAAATTTTACAGTTTATCGAAAGCAATGCACAAGAAAAGCAAACGAATCCTGATATTGCTGAATCAACATATAATGAGCTAGCACTAAAATTGTTTCAATATCAGTTTAAGCATAATAAGGCTTATAAGAAATTTTGTCAGGCGAGAAAAAGAACGCCTTTGACAGTAAAAAGATGGATAGATATTCCCCCAATGCCAATTCAGGGGTACAAGGAATTAACGCTATCTTGTGAACCAATCGAGGAAGCAGAAGCTGTTTTTATGACAAGTGGGACAACGAATCCTGAGGCGAAAGGGAAAAATTATCATCCTGATCTTACTGTTTGGGACGCTTCTATGAAAAGGCCGTTTAAGCGATTTGTGATGCCAGACTATGAGAAGATGACTATTTTTGTGCTTTCACCTGCGGAAGATCTTAACCAAAATTCTTCCTTATCAAGATACTTATCAAATGCTGTGTCCTATTTTGGAACAGAGAACAGCGAATTCTTTTTCAGTGAAGAGGGACTTAACTTCGAAAGGTTTGTTTCCCAATTAAAGAGATGTGAGGAGAAAAGAGAGCCTGTGATGCTAATGGGAGCGAGCTTTGCTTATGTTCATATCCTCGATTACTTAAAAGAAAAGAGAATCCAATTCAGGCTACCAGAAAAAAGCCGAATTTTTGATACAGGAGGTTTTAAAGGTCAGTCACGGGAAGTGGATATGGAGCAGTTGTACACTGAGTTTCAGACGTATTTTCAAATCGGTCGTGATAAATGCATCAATATGTATGGAATGACGGAACTCAGTTCTCAAATCTATGATCAAACGATTGTAAGTAGCTATTTGTATCCATCTGTTCTCCACGATAAAGCGGCAGGTCCCTGGATAAAAACCGTTATTTTAAATACGGAAACGCTAGAACCTGTCCAAGAGGGGGAGAAAGGTGTTATTGCCCATTACGATCTTGCCAATTGGAATTCGTGCCTAGCCCTTTTAACAGAAGATCTTGGCTATCAAACGGAAAATGGTTTCGTTCTGCTTGGAAGAATAAAAGATTCTGAGGCAAGAGGCTGTTCCATTGCCGTTGATCAGTTAATACAGTCAAATTCAGGTGGTGCGGTAAGGTAG
- a CDS encoding solute carrier family 23 protein produces MKEEAKDTTNHYEEKIALDEKLSSSKTFLYGLQHVCVSNVWLDPIFVAAMIGLPLSQSANIVSAIFIVAGLVTLIQATKLVKLPIVQGPSAAFDSVMIAAGKANGLAAASGGIFLSAIIVFILSITGIIGRLKSLFTPVISGTVIFLVGISLSEFTLSEFLGGAPGDESFASPSTLTLSITTSLIVLSLSLFGKGLWKSFSFLIALVVGDMLAVMLGKADFSLIESKPWFGIPQFLPYGNLTFQWEPFLTFFVVYIVAIIEAMGVYQASGEMLNTEINKKRIRNGFAGEAAGSFLSSLIGGFPTTAYAQNVGLLRLTGVASRYPVMVAGCIFLLFGFFPKVGALLALTPSPVVGGIFLPAAATLVSTGISILTKAENTDKNYLIIGLSILLALSLPHYSGNIDGILGTMLSNSLLIGAFTTIFLQLILITIPNRLKRGRLE; encoded by the coding sequence ATGAAGGAAGAAGCAAAAGATACTACTAATCATTATGAAGAAAAGATAGCATTGGATGAAAAATTGTCGTCTTCAAAAACCTTTCTCTATGGATTGCAGCATGTTTGTGTTTCAAACGTTTGGCTAGATCCTATCTTTGTTGCTGCAATGATCGGTTTACCTCTTTCACAATCGGCAAATATCGTAAGTGCTATATTCATTGTAGCTGGGTTAGTGACATTAATTCAGGCTACTAAGCTAGTAAAATTACCTATTGTGCAGGGACCGTCCGCTGCTTTTGATTCGGTTATGATTGCAGCAGGTAAAGCGAACGGCTTAGCTGCTGCGAGCGGGGGGATTTTTTTAAGTGCAATTATTGTGTTTATTTTATCTATTACAGGTATTATCGGCCGTTTAAAGTCGTTATTTACCCCTGTCATTTCAGGGACCGTTATTTTTCTTGTTGGAATATCTTTATCAGAGTTCACTCTATCTGAATTCTTAGGAGGGGCGCCTGGGGATGAATCATTTGCAAGTCCATCAACATTAACGTTATCAATTACAACCTCCCTCATCGTATTAAGTTTATCTCTTTTTGGTAAAGGATTATGGAAATCTTTTTCCTTTTTAATTGCACTAGTTGTTGGAGACATGCTTGCCGTTATGCTTGGAAAAGCTGATTTCTCTCTAATTGAAAGTAAACCATGGTTTGGAATTCCACAGTTTCTTCCATATGGAAATTTAACGTTTCAGTGGGAACCCTTTTTAACTTTCTTTGTCGTATATATTGTAGCCATTATTGAAGCAATGGGAGTATACCAAGCTTCAGGTGAAATGCTGAATACTGAAATTAATAAAAAACGAATTCGCAATGGGTTTGCGGGCGAAGCCGCTGGTTCATTCCTATCTTCCCTTATTGGAGGATTCCCTACTACTGCGTATGCTCAAAATGTCGGATTACTGAGATTGACAGGGGTAGCTTCAAGATATCCGGTTATGGTGGCTGGGTGTATTTTCCTCCTGTTTGGATTCTTTCCGAAAGTTGGAGCGTTACTTGCTTTAACACCCTCTCCTGTTGTAGGAGGAATCTTTTTGCCTGCTGCGGCTACACTTGTGTCTACAGGTATTTCTATTCTTACTAAAGCGGAAAATACGGACAAAAATTATCTTATCATCGGATTATCCATATTGCTTGCACTTTCATTACCCCATTATTCCGGTAATATAGATGGAATCTTAGGTACAATGCTTTCTAATAGTTTATTAATTGGAGCATTCACTACTATCTTTCTACAACTAATACTTATAACTATACCTAATAGACTGAAAAGAGGGCGTTTAGAATGA
- the allD gene encoding ureidoglycolate dehydrogenase: protein MTDVIVAYHQLKELVGKKLTKAGLRQDHATVVADVLIHADLRGVSSHGVLRTEHYVKRLTEGGLNPSPQFSIRDTAPSAAVFDGDDGMGHVVAKEAMSHAIKLANKNGIGMVTAINSSHCGALSYFAQQAAQHKMIGMVMTHTDKVVVPFGGANPFFGTNPIAFGFPALEHKPVILDMATSNVAFGKVLHAREAGTSIPSDWGVDGNGKPTTDPHKVKALLPFAGPKGYGLAMVVDVLSGLLAGAAFGPHITAMYGDYSKKRKLGHFLCAINPAIFTDHDTFLANMDQMIKELHEITPAEGFSKVMVPGEPEQVKEEMRLREGVPVTETVYDYLSKE, encoded by the coding sequence ATGACAGATGTAATTGTTGCTTATCATCAATTAAAGGAACTTGTTGGAAAGAAATTAACAAAGGCTGGTCTTCGCCAAGATCATGCGACTGTAGTAGCAGATGTTTTGATTCACGCAGACTTAAGAGGAGTCAGTTCTCATGGTGTACTAAGAACGGAACATTATGTTAAACGCTTAACCGAAGGAGGGCTAAACCCTAGTCCCCAATTTTCTATAAGAGATACAGCTCCATCTGCTGCTGTTTTTGATGGTGATGATGGCATGGGTCATGTAGTTGCTAAGGAAGCGATGAGCCACGCTATCAAATTAGCAAATAAAAACGGAATTGGGATGGTAACAGCTATTAACAGCAGTCACTGCGGGGCATTGTCTTATTTTGCCCAGCAAGCTGCCCAACATAAAATGATTGGTATGGTTATGACTCATACAGATAAAGTAGTGGTGCCATTTGGTGGAGCTAATCCTTTTTTTGGTACAAACCCAATCGCATTTGGTTTTCCTGCTCTTGAACATAAACCAGTGATTCTTGATATGGCTACAAGCAATGTCGCCTTTGGGAAAGTCCTTCATGCGCGCGAAGCTGGTACCTCTATTCCTTCTGATTGGGGAGTGGACGGTAACGGAAAGCCGACTACAGATCCACACAAAGTAAAAGCCTTGCTGCCATTTGCTGGGCCTAAAGGTTATGGACTTGCGATGGTAGTGGATGTGCTTTCAGGTCTACTTGCTGGAGCAGCATTTGGTCCTCATATTACTGCAATGTATGGTGACTATTCAAAGAAACGTAAACTTGGACATTTCTTATGTGCCATTAACCCGGCTATTTTCACTGATCATGATACATTTCTAGCCAATATGGATCAAATGATAAAGGAACTTCATGAAATAACACCTGCCGAGGGGTTTTCAAAGGTCATGGTACCAGGAGAGCCTGAGCAAGTAAAAGAGGAAATGAGACTGAGAGAAGGAGTTCCTGTAACTGAAACTGTCTATGATTATTTATCAAAAGAGTAG
- a CDS encoding alpha/beta fold hydrolase, which translates to MPTVQTNDGTNIYYEEHGEGRPLVMIHGWGFSGRFFQRNMECLAKHARVITIDLRGHGNSDKPDHSYHVPRLARDLYDVLVQLNLQDVTVLGWSLGCPVIWSYLELFGNERLRKAIFVQQTPRQYYDFDWKYAHASCYDDASFQYMKAQVQLDTAHFNQNQINTIISTDLSKKERDMMLTEMEKTPPSARVAIMADHTRYDWRDFLPHINLPSLVLVAQKDSVFDWRGPAWVGEHIPNAKTVFFENSSHALFVDEVEKFNKTVLRFMSGRIE; encoded by the coding sequence ATGCCTACTGTTCAAACAAATGATGGAACAAATATATATTATGAGGAGCACGGAGAAGGGCGTCCCTTAGTGATGATTCACGGATGGGGCTTTTCAGGACGCTTTTTCCAACGAAATATGGAATGTTTAGCAAAGCACGCACGCGTTATCACAATTGATCTTCGAGGGCACGGTAATTCAGATAAACCAGATCACAGTTATCACGTACCAAGATTGGCGAGGGATCTTTATGATGTTCTTGTTCAGCTCAATCTTCAGGATGTAACAGTGCTAGGCTGGTCGCTGGGATGTCCAGTGATTTGGAGTTATCTTGAGTTATTTGGAAACGAACGGCTGAGAAAAGCAATATTTGTTCAGCAAACACCAAGACAGTATTATGATTTTGACTGGAAGTACGCTCATGCTAGCTGCTATGATGATGCTTCCTTTCAATACATGAAAGCACAAGTTCAATTAGATACAGCTCATTTTAACCAAAATCAAATCAACACCATTATTTCGACAGACCTTTCAAAAAAGGAAAGGGACATGATGCTTACTGAAATGGAAAAAACGCCTCCATCTGCTCGAGTTGCTATCATGGCTGATCATACTCGGTATGATTGGCGAGACTTTTTACCTCACATTAACTTACCATCTTTAGTATTAGTAGCTCAAAAAGATAGTGTATTTGATTGGCGAGGTCCTGCATGGGTTGGGGAGCATATCCCAAACGCCAAGACCGTTTTCTTTGAAAACAGCAGCCATGCGCTGTTTGTGGATGAAGTGGAAAAATTCAATAAAACTGTGCTTCGTTTTATGAGTGGAAGGATAGAATGA
- a CDS encoding branched-chain amino acid transport system II carrier protein: MLTFFVSLFDGLNAAGVQIKVIHHLFNELLQMCDIGLGWLIPSLLGGLGGYIFSILHKETFSSSETQFNK; encoded by the coding sequence ATTCTTACTTTTTTTGTTAGCTTATTTGACGGCTTAAATGCTGCTGGAGTACAAATTAAAGTAATTCATCATCTTTTCAACGAGCTTCTTCAAATGTGTGATATAGGATTAGGATGGTTGATTCCGTCCCTTTTAGGAGGATTAGGCGGATATATATTTAGCATATTACACAAGGAAACCTTTAGTTCTAGTGAAACTCAATTCAATAAATAA
- a CDS encoding TetR/AcrR family transcriptional regulator: MNHEQNATSQRQNRTKTHLKQALIELIKEKGYHSVTVKNIVDYAAYNRSTFYIHYLDKLELAEDLLLSMLQGLEFSVGRPHIRGRKVYTTKLNEPSFNIVSYIYKNRNFFELINYEDTLPGLHTRFPQTILKIYKEQFVFETINNITVNMDYFKRYTAYGFYGLLHNWIHNGFKETQEEFIKEVIDLTKTHIHSFEYIGGEDRS; encoded by the coding sequence GTGAATCATGAACAAAATGCGACATCTCAACGACAAAATCGGACAAAGACACATTTGAAGCAAGCTTTAATTGAACTTATCAAAGAAAAGGGCTATCATTCTGTTACTGTCAAAAACATTGTTGATTATGCTGCTTATAACCGCAGTACCTTTTATATTCATTACCTAGATAAATTGGAATTAGCTGAAGATTTACTACTTTCTATGCTTCAAGGGTTAGAGTTTTCAGTGGGGAGACCACATATACGCGGACGAAAGGTGTATACAACTAAGCTAAATGAACCATCTTTTAATATTGTTTCTTATATTTATAAAAACCGAAATTTCTTTGAATTAATTAACTATGAGGATACGTTACCAGGATTACATACTCGCTTTCCCCAGACCATCTTAAAAATCTATAAAGAGCAATTTGTTTTTGAAACGATCAACAATATCACCGTTAATATGGATTATTTCAAACGTTATACAGCTTATGGTTTTTACGGGCTCCTTCATAATTGGATTCACAATGGTTTTAAAGAAACCCAAGAGGAATTTATTAAAGAAGTTATTGATTTAACAAAAACCCATATTCATTCGTTCGAGTATATTGGAGGAGAAGATAGAAGCTAA
- a CDS encoding SDR family NAD(P)-dependent oxidoreductase yields the protein MGKLQDKVAVITGGASGIGAATARLFVSEGAKVVLVDLNEEKGKAFEEELKALNAEALFIKTDITSEEEVENLFKKTVETFGKVDIVFNNAGIGRVHPSHDLEYSEWRKTVNVDLDGVFLVARGAIREMLQTGCGAIVNTASMYGWVGSPGSAAYNAAKGGVINLTRSLALEYAEKNIRVNALCPGFIDTPIIPEEDKQVLAATTPLKRLGKSEEMAKAVLFMASDDSSFMTGNSLTVDGGYTAQ from the coding sequence ATGGGAAAATTACAAGATAAAGTAGCTGTCATCACTGGGGGAGCATCTGGTATTGGAGCAGCAACAGCACGTTTATTTGTATCAGAAGGGGCAAAAGTGGTCCTTGTAGATTTAAATGAAGAAAAAGGAAAAGCTTTTGAGGAAGAGTTGAAAGCGCTTAATGCCGAAGCTCTTTTCATAAAAACAGATATTACGAGCGAAGAAGAGGTTGAAAATCTATTTAAGAAAACAGTTGAAACATTCGGTAAAGTAGATATCGTCTTCAATAATGCAGGGATAGGCCGCGTGCATCCTTCACACGATTTAGAGTACTCAGAATGGCGAAAAACGGTCAATGTTGACTTAGATGGTGTCTTTTTAGTAGCCCGTGGAGCAATTCGGGAAATGTTACAAACAGGCTGTGGTGCAATTGTGAATACAGCTTCTATGTATGGTTGGGTTGGATCACCTGGTTCAGCAGCTTATAATGCAGCAAAAGGTGGCGTAATTAACTTAACTCGTTCACTTGCGCTTGAATATGCAGAAAAAAATATTCGTGTCAATGCACTATGCCCTGGTTTCATTGATACACCTATTATACCAGAAGAAGATAAGCAAGTTTTAGCTGCAACAACACCGTTAAAACGTCTTGGTAAATCAGAAGAAATGGCAAAAGCAGTATTGTTTATGGCTTCTGATGATTCTTCATTTATGACGGGTAACAGTTTAACTGTTGATGGTGGGTATACCGCTCAATAA
- a CDS encoding SDR family NAD(P)-dependent oxidoreductase — protein sequence MTFPVLEGKVAIITGAAMGMGLATAKLFAEAKAKVVIADFNEEKGKAAVSEIEANGGTAYFVKVDISKSDQVQEMVAKTVEKYGRLDVAINNAALTPDNAPASEFDEEYWKKLISIDLTGTALCMKYELQQMIKQGQGGSIVNISSVSGFRPQPNNIAYVAAKHGVVGMTKVAALENGDKNIRVNSVAPGAIDTPMLRGSLEETGQTEEEFAPQLSLLGRFGQPREIAQASLWLASDLSSYVTGTTIHVDAGYTSR from the coding sequence ATGACATTTCCAGTATTAGAAGGTAAAGTAGCTATTATAACAGGTGCAGCAATGGGGATGGGACTTGCGACTGCAAAACTTTTTGCCGAAGCAAAAGCAAAAGTAGTTATAGCAGATTTTAACGAAGAAAAAGGAAAAGCAGCCGTCTCTGAGATTGAAGCTAACGGAGGAACAGCTTATTTTGTAAAAGTTGATATTTCTAAATCTGATCAAGTGCAAGAGATGGTAGCTAAAACAGTTGAGAAATATGGACGTCTTGATGTGGCTATTAACAATGCGGCTCTAACACCAGATAACGCTCCTGCCTCTGAGTTTGATGAGGAGTATTGGAAGAAACTAATTTCCATTGATCTTACGGGAACAGCATTATGTATGAAATATGAATTACAACAAATGATTAAACAAGGCCAAGGCGGAAGTATTGTTAATATATCATCTGTAAGTGGTTTCCGTCCTCAGCCAAATAATATTGCTTATGTAGCGGCTAAACACGGAGTTGTAGGCATGACTAAAGTTGCTGCATTGGAAAATGGGGATAAAAATATCCGAGTTAACTCAGTAGCCCCTGGAGCGATTGATACACCTATGTTAAGAGGATCATTGGAAGAAACTGGACAAACTGAAGAAGAATTTGCTCCTCAGCTTAGTTTATTAGGTCGATTTGGTCAACCTAGAGAAATTGCTCAAGCAAGCCTATGGTTAGCTTCAGATTTATCTTCTTATGTGACAGGTACAACGATTCACGTTGATGCAGGTTATACTAGCCGCTAA
- a CDS encoding M42 family metallopeptidase: MEKVVGSIRNSKERIKETLRDLTSIVGVSGTEQEVVKYLKEKLTPYADKVEVDHNGNVIAIKYGAGQGPKLMISAHSDEVGFCVKNILPNGFIIFDKVGGVSDQLLLGRKVWITTNKIPGIIGIKAGHMQTPEESRKVKTTRECYIDVGLSSRQEVENLGIRVGDPIVFQSDFMEMADKNLISTKSIDNRIHCAILIELFKEIEGLEFEGTLYGVITVQEEVGLRGAVTAGNAINPDYAIVLDTIPAGDTPDIDTERSLPVYLGRGPACPLADSVSGTMIFNHIHPKVREMIEEQAEKANVSLQTLTLLGDFYTTDAASLALTNKGVPVGIVSTPRRYSHSPVELVNLNDAEGVLKIVKGIVLDNGTKDLSFI, from the coding sequence ATGGAAAAAGTTGTAGGGAGCATTCGAAATTCAAAAGAAAGAATCAAGGAAACATTACGGGATTTAACAAGCATTGTTGGAGTTTCTGGTACAGAACAAGAAGTAGTGAAATATTTAAAAGAAAAGTTGACCCCATATGCAGATAAAGTAGAAGTCGATCACAATGGAAATGTTATCGCTATTAAATATGGCGCTGGGCAAGGACCAAAACTTATGATTTCCGCTCATTCTGATGAAGTAGGTTTCTGCGTTAAAAATATTCTGCCAAACGGCTTTATTATATTTGATAAAGTAGGAGGAGTTTCTGATCAGCTATTATTGGGGAGAAAAGTTTGGATAACAACAAATAAAATACCAGGAATTATTGGAATAAAAGCTGGACACATGCAAACACCTGAAGAAAGTAGAAAAGTTAAAACAACTCGTGAATGCTATATTGATGTAGGTCTTTCATCTAGACAAGAAGTAGAAAATCTAGGGATTAGGGTTGGAGATCCTATTGTTTTTCAAAGTGATTTCATGGAAATGGCAGATAAAAATCTTATCTCGACAAAATCAATAGATAATCGCATTCACTGCGCAATTTTAATCGAATTATTTAAGGAAATAGAAGGGTTAGAGTTTGAAGGGACTTTATATGGTGTAATAACTGTTCAAGAGGAAGTCGGGCTTCGAGGAGCGGTTACGGCTGGAAATGCAATAAATCCTGATTACGCGATTGTTTTAGACACAATACCAGCAGGCGATACTCCAGATATTGATACAGAAAGATCACTTCCTGTTTATCTCGGAAGAGGTCCTGCTTGTCCCCTTGCAGATAGTGTTAGCGGAACAATGATATTTAACCATATCCATCCAAAAGTAAGAGAAATGATTGAAGAGCAAGCAGAAAAAGCAAATGTTTCATTACAAACTCTTACATTACTCGGAGATTTCTATACAACAGATGCTGCTAGTTTAGCTTTAACAAATAAAGGGGTACCTGTAGGCATCGTCTCGACACCACGTAGGTATTCCCACTCCCCAGTAGAATTAGTGAATTTAAATGATGCCGAAGGAGTTCTAAAGATTGTAAAGGGAATTGTTCTTGATAATGGAACGAAGGATTTAAGTTTCATATAA
- a CDS encoding M20 metallopeptidase family protein gives MTEKLFARLQEIYPELVTFRRDLHMYPELSFQEKETPRKVADFLTQLGLEVRTEVGGRGVMGILRGGKPGKTVAFRADFDALPIQDEKRVDYKSRIPGVMHACGHDIHTAALLGVAKVLSEVKDELEGNVIFIHQFAEEVIPGGAKAMIEDGCLSGVDVIYGAHVASHLPFGTVGVGEGHLMAAGDTFEIDIYGAGGHGATPHLTVDPLVVGSQILLNLQQIVSRRVDPLKPAVVTVGSFNGGEAYNVIPDTAKMKGTVRTFDKDVQDLIEKSIGQITAAACESAGASFQYKYERGYPSVWNHPEETKRIEQLAKKLFGDEKVGHEPPHMGMEDFSYYLQKVPGTFFWVGGRDEEGDKSYPHHHPKFDVDERAILTIGQLFVSACLNYISDGLVTPELQKEVGF, from the coding sequence ATGACGGAAAAATTGTTTGCTAGACTCCAAGAAATATATCCAGAGTTAGTAACATTTCGCAGAGATCTCCATATGTATCCTGAACTTTCCTTTCAAGAAAAGGAAACACCTAGAAAAGTAGCTGATTTTCTAACCCAGTTAGGATTAGAAGTTAGGACAGAAGTGGGGGGCAGGGGAGTGATGGGGATTTTAAGAGGAGGAAAGCCTGGGAAAACGGTGGCATTTCGTGCTGATTTCGATGCTCTGCCCATTCAGGATGAAAAAAGAGTAGATTACAAATCTCGCATTCCTGGAGTTATGCATGCATGTGGCCATGATATTCATACGGCAGCCTTACTTGGGGTAGCTAAAGTATTAAGTGAAGTAAAGGATGAACTTGAAGGGAATGTTATTTTCATTCACCAATTTGCTGAAGAGGTGATCCCAGGCGGAGCGAAGGCAATGATTGAAGATGGATGTCTTAGTGGAGTAGATGTAATTTATGGGGCTCATGTTGCTTCCCACCTTCCGTTTGGAACTGTTGGCGTAGGTGAAGGGCATCTAATGGCTGCTGGGGATACCTTCGAAATAGACATATATGGGGCAGGAGGGCATGGAGCTACACCCCATTTAACTGTAGATCCACTTGTAGTAGGAAGTCAAATCCTATTGAATCTACAGCAAATTGTCAGCAGACGAGTTGATCCTCTAAAGCCTGCAGTTGTGACAGTTGGTTCGTTTAATGGTGGAGAAGCTTATAATGTTATCCCAGATACAGCTAAAATGAAAGGAACTGTTCGAACTTTTGATAAAGATGTTCAAGATTTAATCGAGAAATCAATTGGACAAATAACAGCAGCTGCCTGTGAAAGTGCGGGAGCTTCATTTCAATATAAATATGAAAGAGGTTATCCATCTGTTTGGAACCATCCGGAAGAAACCAAAAGAATTGAACAATTAGCAAAAAAACTTTTTGGTGATGAAAAAGTCGGGCATGAACCGCCTCATATGGGGATGGAGGATTTTTCTTACTATCTACAAAAAGTTCCAGGAACCTTTTTCTGGGTAGGGGGAAGAGATGAGGAAGGGGATAAGAGCTATCCTCATCATCATCCAAAGTTTGACGTTGATGAACGAGCTATTTTAACGATTGGTCAATTATTTGTTTCAGCATGTTTGAATTATATATCAGACGGCTTGGTAACCCCTGAACTCCAAAAAGAAGTAGGTTTCTAA